A region from the Brassica napus cultivar Da-Ae chromosome C8, Da-Ae, whole genome shotgun sequence genome encodes:
- the LOC106428667 gene encoding zinc finger CCCH domain-containing protein 43 yields MIGISGSIARDGLETEPVSRSPSLADGSPPSDLNHAADVLSKELKNVGLDEEKMMSVPGGVDSKALEEEEEEEEDGVSENESEALYPVRPGAEDCAFYMRTGSCKFGSTCKFNHPLPNPTNIQIARESKVREKEEDADKMRLMDCKYYFRTGGCKYGLTCRFNHTKPNSDVPPSAPELNFLGLPIRPGEIECLFYMRNGSCKFGADCKFNHPDPTTLGGTDSPSFHGNNGGSVGSFSPKSTFQPSSTSWSSPRHANGTAPFIPSMLSQSRGASSQAPEWIGYQATSMYPSERSVFSTSTTYLMNNSTAETSIFTPYKYQKPAEEFPERPDQPDCSYYLKTGDCKFKFTCKYNHPKNRLPKQPPFALNDKGLPLRPDQVICTHYSRYGICKFGPACRFDHSIQLPDSTGSSHVVVEPPQVGAHGNESDGWN; encoded by the exons tgatAGGAATCTCGGGGTCAATTGCGAGAGACGGGCTCGAGACCGAACCTGTGTCTCGATCTCCTTCGTTGGCTGATGGATCTCCTCCTTCTGATCTCAATCACGCGGCGGATGTCCTCAGTAAGGAGTTAAAGAATGTGGGTCTGGATGAAGAGAAGATGATGAGTGTCCCTGGCGGTGTTGATTCGAAAGCcctagaggaggaggaggaggaagaagaagatggtgtgAGCGAGAATGAGAGTGAGGCGTTGTATCCGGTGAGGCCAGGAGCAGAGGATTGCGCGTTTTACATGAGAACTGGGAGCTGCAAATTCGGATCCACTTGCAAATTCAACCACCCTCTTCCAAATCCCACAAACATCCAA ATTGCTAGGGAGAGTAAAGTAAGAGAAAAGGAAGAGGATGCTGATAAAATGAGACTCATGGATTGCAAG TATTACTTCAGGACAGGAGGTTGCAAATATGGATTAACTTGTAGATTCAACCACACTAAACCAAACTCTGATGTGCCACCCTCTGCACCTGAGCTTAACTTCCTCGGCCTTCCCATCAGACCT GGAGAGATAGAATGTCTTTTCTACATGCGCAATGGCTCCTGTAAGTTCGGAGCTGACTGCAAATTTAATCATCCTGATCCCACAACTCTTGGAGGAACCGACTCTCCGTCTTTTCATGGTAACAATGGTGGATCCGTCGGATCATTTTCCCCCAAAAGTACATTCCAACCAAGTTCAACCTCATGGTCTTCACCGAGGCATGCCAATGGCACAGCTCCTTTTATTCCATCCATGTTGTCTCAGAGTCGTGGAGCTTCATCCCAAGCTCCCGAGTGGATTGGCTATCAG GCTACTTCTATGTATCCGTCAGAAAGGAGTGTGTTTTCTACTTCCACCACATACCTTATGAACAACTCAACAGCTGAAACAAGTATTTTCACACCatacaaatatcaaaaaccTGCTGAGGAGTTTCCAGAACGTCCTGACCAGCCTGATTGCAGTTATTATCTTAAAACTGGGGACTGTAAGTTCAAGTTCACTTGCAAATACAATCATCCTAAGAATCGATTGCCGAAACAGCCTCCTTTCGCTCTCAATGACAAGGGCCTTCCCCTTAGGCCT GATCAAGTCATCTGCACACATTACAGTCGCTACGGCATCTGCAAATTTGGTCCAGCTTGTAGGTTTGACCATTCCATCCAGCTCCCGGATTCGACAGGAAGCTCCCATGTTGTCGTAGAACCTCCTCAGGTCGGTGCTCATGGGAATGAAAGTGACGGTTGGAATTGA
- the LOC106428655 gene encoding protein NOI4-like, with the protein MATGNKGRQLPKFGEWDATNPASAQGFTVIFNQARDDKKTKKTAVAGPESLVTGPEPQSKNNHQKKRNPQPPREKKGWLCFR; encoded by the exons ATGGCCACG GGAAACAAAGGAAGACAACTGCCAAAGTTTGGGGAATGGGACGCCACTAATCCAGCCTCAGCACAAGGGTTCACCGTCATCTTCAACCAGGCTCGTGACGACAAGAAGACCAAGAAAACAGCTGTCGCGGGACCTGAGAGTCTGGTTACAGGTCCAGAGCCTCAGAGTAAAAACAACCATCAGAAGAAACGTAATCCTCAACCTCCACGAGAAAAG AAGGGATGGCTTTGTTTCCGCTAA